Proteins encoded by one window of Cloeon dipterum chromosome 4, ieCloDipt1.1, whole genome shotgun sequence:
- the aop gene encoding ets DNA-binding protein pokkuri has translation MKVLSLPSSLQLPSASVMERIPIPLPFSPDLLWRYPLAMAGGQQSHQQSAQLSGAMSQHVGMDFKTHLPSTLTTEPRNWSREDVLTFLRWCETEYDLPRFDSDTFQMNGKALCLLTKADLNERAPGTGDVLHNVLQMLSKEAQAHMMAIATAVMQRGMPSSPVTPTARLSYGSWPLDLHSLQGHLALNGNSVTLSPAPSIDSQQGSPQHHTASEHQTAAATHFLYRNSDESEEETFRDRENTSPRRSPDRKPPAISVPPPLSPKESTLSPTTPTLPFSPGLSPGLRGSREFFPNESSPTPEHNTNGRLLWDFLQQLLNDPGQRYTSYIAWKNHETGVFKIVDPAGLAKLWGIQKNHLSMNYDKMSRALRYYYRVNILRKVQGERHCYQFLRNPTELKNIKNISLLKHQPVASQQQQLSTPHNRASSVKIEENDYSDMPTDLSMEGPTDLSSRCPASDLLELRWGKQQDESIKCESAAD, from the exons ATGAAAGTTCTGTCACTCCCGTCCAGTCTCCAGCTGCCTTCGGCTTCCGTAATGGAACGCATCCCTATACCACTTCCCTTCTCGCCTGACCTACTGTGGCGCTACCCGCTGGCTATGGCCGGCGGCCAGCAGAGCCATCAGCAGTCGGCCCAGCTCTCAGGGGCCATGTCGCAGCACGTCGGCATGGACTTCAAGACGCACCTGCCATCAACCCTAACCACGGAACCGCGCAACTGGTCTCGCGAGGACGTACTCACTTTCCTCAGGTGGTGTGAAACCGAGTACGATCTGCCCAGGTTCGACAGCGACACCTTCCAGATGAATG GTAAAGCCCTGTGCTTGCTGACCAAAGCAGACCTTAACGAGCGAGCGCCTGGCACTGGTGACGTTCTGCATAACGTTCTGCAGATGCTCAGCAAAGAAGCCCAAGCGCATATGATGGCCATCGCCACTGCCGTCATGCAAAGGGGCATGCCTTCGAGCCCAGTGACCCCGACCGCCCGGCTAAGCTACGGCAGCTGGCCGCTGGATCTGCACTCGCTGCAGGGCCATTTGGCGCTGAACGGCAACTCTGTCACCCTGAGCCCGGCGCCCTCCATCGACAGCCAACAGGGCTCGCCGCAACACCACACCGCTTCGGAGCACCAGACCGCTGCCGCCACACACTTCCTCTACAGAAATTCTGACGAGTCTGAAGAGGAAACCTTCAGAGACAGAGAAAACACGAGTCCCAGGCGGTCACCGGACAGAAAACCCCCGGCCATCTCCGTCCCGCCCCCTCTCTCGCCGAAAGAATCCACACTGTCGCCAACGACGCCCACACTGCCCTTCAGCCCAGGTCTCAGTCCCGGCTTAAGGGGATCCAGGGAGTTTTTCCCCAACGAAAGTTCACCCACTCCCGAGCATAACACAA ATGGCCGTCTCTTGTGGGACTTCCTGCAGCAACTGCTGAACGATCCTGGCCAGAGGTACACTAGCTACATCGCTTGGAAGAACCACGAAACCGGTGTGTTCAAAATCGTTGATCCCGCCGGCCTGGCCAAACTGTGGGGCATCCAGAAGAACCATCTGTCCATGAATTACGACAAAATGTCCAGAGCCCTGCGCTATTACTATAGAGTAAACATCCTCCGCAAGGTGCAAGGAGAGCGCCATTGCTACCA GTTCCTCCGCAACCCAACCGAACTGAAGAACATCAAAAACATTTCGCTGCTGAAGCACCAACCGGTCGCctcacagcagcagcagctgtcGACGCCACACAACCGGGCCTCCAGTGTGAAAATTGAGGAGAACGACTACAGCGACATGCCCACCGACCTGAGCATGGAGGGACCCACGGACCTGAGTAGTCGGTGTCCTGCGTCAGACTTGCTGGAGCTGCGGTGGGGCAAGCAGCAGGACGAGTCCATTAAGTGCGAGTCGGCCGCCGACTAA
- the mtSSB gene encoding single-stranded DNA-binding protein, mitochondrial, translated as MFGLTQLARARSSLLKQIIQPARLASNAANTKEAPAKYEKTVNTVTLMGRVGADPQKRGNEQHPVVIFSLATHLNYKYESGEQQQKTEWHRICCFRPGLRDLVYQYVQKGQRVYVTGRLTYGEITDAEGVQRATTAIIADDVIFMSGTPKSA; from the exons ATGTTCGGTCTCACTCAG CTGGCCAGAGCACGCTCATCGCTCCTGAAGCAGATCATCCAGCCTGCACGACTGGCCTCAAATGCTGCTAACACTAAAGAAGCCCCGGCCAAATATGAAAAGA CCGTCAATACTGTGACTTTGATGGGCAGAGTGGGCGCCGACCCCCAGAAGAGGGGCAATGAACAGCACCCTGTGGTCATTTTCAGCCTTGCCACCCACCTGAACTACAAATATGAATCAG GTGAGCAACAGCAGAAGACTGAGTGGCACCGCATTTGCTGCTTCCGTCCAGGTCTACGCGATCTCGTCTACCAGTATGTGCAAAAGGGCCAGCGTGTCTACGTGACTGGACGTTTGACCTACGGTGAAATCACCGACGCTGAAGGCGTCCAACGCGCGACCACCGCCATCATTGCCGACGATGTCATTTTCATGTCCGGCACTCCCAAGAGCGCCTAa